From Phenylobacterium montanum, the proteins below share one genomic window:
- a CDS encoding SMP-30/gluconolactonase/LRE family protein, producing MDMQLVTDGLEFPEGPIAMADGSIILTEIKKGVLTRVTPDGNKSVFAETGGGPNGAAVGPDNAIYVTNNGASFQWLDMDGLTIPGPTPPSHTGGYIQRVDLKTGEITTVYDACDGKRLVGPNDLVFDKTGGFWFTDHGCSTPDGRKFGALYYARPDGSKIVRARDHFVSPNGVGLSPAEDVVYMADTNLGRLWAFDIASPGELKPQEGFAPGRVVCNLPGYQLLDSLAVEAGGKVCVATIINGGITAFDPDGSTEHFAFPDLVTTNICFGGADMRDAWVTCSSTGKLFKCRWPRPGLKLNFNA from the coding sequence ATGGACATGCAACTGGTCACCGACGGCCTGGAGTTTCCCGAAGGCCCCATCGCCATGGCCGACGGCTCGATCATCCTGACCGAGATCAAGAAGGGCGTGCTGACCCGCGTGACGCCCGACGGCAACAAGAGCGTATTCGCCGAGACCGGCGGCGGCCCCAACGGCGCCGCGGTCGGCCCTGACAACGCCATCTATGTCACCAACAACGGCGCCTCGTTCCAGTGGCTGGACATGGACGGCCTGACCATCCCCGGCCCCACCCCGCCCAGCCACACCGGCGGCTATATCCAGCGCGTCGATCTGAAGACCGGCGAGATCACCACCGTCTATGACGCCTGCGACGGCAAGCGGCTGGTGGGCCCCAACGACCTCGTGTTCGACAAGACCGGCGGCTTCTGGTTCACCGACCACGGCTGCTCGACGCCGGACGGGCGCAAGTTCGGCGCCCTCTACTACGCCCGGCCGGACGGCTCGAAGATCGTGCGCGCCCGCGACCACTTCGTCTCGCCCAACGGCGTCGGTCTCTCGCCGGCCGAGGACGTGGTCTACATGGCCGACACCAATCTGGGCCGGCTCTGGGCCTTCGATATCGCCTCACCCGGCGAGTTGAAGCCGCAGGAAGGCTTCGCGCCCGGCCGCGTGGTCTGCAACCTGCCGGGCTATCAGCTCCTGGACAGCCTGGCGGTGGAGGCCGGCGGCAAGGTCTGCGTGGCCACCATCATCAATGGCGGGATCACCGCCTTCGACCCGGACGGCTCGACAGAGCACTTCGCGTTCCCCGACCTCGTCACCACCAATATCTGCTTCGGCGGGGCGGACATGCGCGACGCCTGGGTCACCTGCTCGTCCACCGGCAAGCTGTTCAAGTGCCGCTGGCCGCGCCCGGGGCTGAAGCTGAACTTCAACGCCTGA
- a CDS encoding Mrp/NBP35 family ATP-binding protein — translation MTDPVQPDRGAVLAALETVPDPKSGRGLVSAGLVQALVVRPGRAGFMLEVPGADVGLYGATHEAAEAALLKVPGVEKAQVVLTTATEVSGPQPGPPSEPFQAPGTVRVRRGARLSNEAQAQAQPPAQQPSGSMKPAHVRHVVAVASGKGGVGKSTVAVNLAAAMALLGRRVGLLDADVYGPSVPRMTGVDAEPEMTANKKLKPLEAWGLKVMSIGFLVDEAAPMIWRGPMASSALNQMLNDVAWGSEAEPLDILVIDMPPGTGDIQLTLAQRVALSGAVVVSTPQEVALIDVRRGVSMFEKTRVPILGVIENMAFFPDPVTGAPIPIFGHGGARSTAEALGAPFLGEIPIEVALREACDAGAPLVAQGGDSAAARAFLAIAGTVLEQVEAGEGLKAPPRIVIED, via the coding sequence ATGACCGATCCCGTCCAACCCGACCGCGGTGCGGTGCTGGCCGCGCTGGAGACCGTGCCCGATCCCAAGTCCGGGCGCGGCCTGGTCTCGGCCGGCCTGGTCCAGGCCCTGGTGGTGCGCCCCGGTCGCGCCGGCTTCATGCTGGAGGTGCCGGGCGCCGACGTCGGCCTCTACGGCGCGACGCACGAGGCGGCCGAGGCGGCCCTCCTCAAGGTGCCGGGCGTGGAGAAGGCCCAGGTGGTGCTGACAACGGCCACGGAAGTCTCGGGCCCGCAGCCTGGGCCGCCGTCCGAGCCGTTCCAGGCCCCGGGCACCGTGCGGGTGCGGCGCGGCGCCCGCCTGTCGAACGAGGCCCAGGCTCAGGCGCAGCCGCCGGCCCAGCAGCCTAGCGGCTCGATGAAGCCGGCCCATGTGCGCCACGTGGTGGCGGTTGCCAGCGGCAAGGGCGGGGTCGGCAAGTCGACGGTGGCGGTGAACCTGGCCGCGGCCATGGCCCTCCTGGGCCGCCGCGTGGGCCTGCTGGACGCCGACGTCTATGGCCCCTCGGTCCCGCGCATGACCGGGGTCGACGCCGAGCCGGAGATGACCGCGAACAAGAAGCTCAAGCCGCTCGAGGCCTGGGGGCTGAAGGTGATGTCGATCGGCTTCCTGGTCGATGAGGCGGCGCCGATGATCTGGCGTGGGCCCATGGCCTCCTCGGCCCTGAACCAGATGCTCAACGACGTCGCCTGGGGTTCCGAGGCCGAACCGCTGGACATTCTGGTCATCGACATGCCCCCGGGCACCGGCGACATCCAGCTGACCCTGGCTCAGCGCGTGGCGCTGTCTGGCGCGGTGGTGGTCTCGACGCCGCAGGAGGTGGCCCTGATTGACGTGCGTCGGGGCGTTTCCATGTTCGAGAAGACCCGGGTTCCGATCCTGGGCGTGATCGAAAACATGGCCTTCTTCCCCGATCCCGTCACCGGCGCGCCGATCCCGATCTTCGGCCACGGTGGCGCCCGCAGCACGGCCGAGGCCCTGGGCGCGCCGTTCCTGGGCGAGATCCCGATCGAGGTGGCCCTTCGCGAAGCCTGCGACGCCGGCGCGCCCCTGGTTGCCCAGGGCGGCGACAGCGCCGCCGCACGCGCCTTCCTGGCCATAGCCGGGACCGTGCTGGAGCAGGTCGAGGCCGGAGAGGGGCTCAAGGCCCCGCCCCGGATCGTGATCGAGGATTAG
- a CDS encoding HAD family hydrolase has product MAFPRPVQAVVFDMDGLLIDSEGLVREGILMAARNLGFEMPVSVCAAMIGLPMERGKAVIRDHFGPGFDMESYVAEEQRVIAGLFQEGVALKAGVVEILDQLDILALPRAVATSSGRGSVNANLGFNEILHRFHAIVSREDVSRHKPHPDPFLKAAAHLGVEPHACLALEDSHNGVRAAHAAGMMTVMVPDLLDPTEEMHAKCVHIAESLHEVTRLLALQAGAAP; this is encoded by the coding sequence ATGGCCTTTCCCCGTCCCGTACAAGCCGTCGTGTTCGACATGGACGGCCTCTTGATCGATTCCGAGGGCCTGGTGCGCGAAGGCATACTGATGGCCGCGCGCAACCTCGGCTTCGAGATGCCGGTCTCGGTCTGTGCGGCCATGATCGGCCTGCCCATGGAGCGGGGCAAGGCGGTGATCCGCGACCACTTCGGCCCCGGCTTCGACATGGAGTCCTATGTCGCCGAGGAGCAGCGGGTGATCGCCGGCCTGTTCCAGGAGGGTGTTGCGCTGAAGGCCGGGGTGGTCGAAATCCTGGACCAGCTGGACATTCTGGCCCTGCCGAGGGCGGTGGCCACCTCGTCCGGCCGCGGCTCGGTCAACGCCAATCTGGGCTTCAACGAGATCCTGCACCGCTTTCACGCCATCGTCAGCCGCGAGGACGTCAGCCGGCACAAGCCGCACCCCGATCCCTTTCTCAAGGCCGCCGCCCACCTGGGGGTCGAGCCCCACGCCTGCCTGGCTCTGGAGGATTCGCACAACGGCGTGCGCGCCGCCCACGCCGCCGGCATGATGACGGTGATGGTGCCGGACCTCTTGGACCCCACCGAAGAGATGCACGCCAAGTGCGTGCACATCGCCGAGAGCCTACATGAGGTGACCCGTCTTTTGGCCCTGCAGGCCGGAGCGGCCCCCTGA
- the serB gene encoding phosphoserine phosphatase SerB, with translation MLVVITLVASDTSTATQLAGRVGAALAPVSGPAERTVVLGPGAVDLVVEAAELAPIRRTVLDILDGADAGADACVQPWEGRRKRLLVADMDSTIIGCECLDELADFAGAKAQVSEITERAMRGEIGFEGALRERVGMLKGLPLTALQQCYDERVRLNSGAETLVKTMAAHGARCVLVSGGFEFFTRRVAAVAGFHADRANRLIEAGEALTGEVGEPILGREAKLAALLEEAAGLGIDPAEALAIGDGANDLAMLGAAGLGVAYRAKPLVAAEADARVDHADLTALLYFQGYRADQFSV, from the coding sequence ATGCTCGTCGTCATCACCCTGGTCGCCTCCGACACCTCGACTGCAACCCAGCTCGCCGGCCGGGTCGGCGCGGCGCTCGCCCCCGTGAGCGGGCCCGCGGAGCGGACCGTCGTCCTGGGACCGGGCGCCGTCGACCTGGTGGTCGAGGCTGCGGAACTGGCGCCAATCCGCCGGACGGTTCTGGACATTCTGGACGGGGCCGACGCCGGCGCTGACGCCTGCGTCCAGCCCTGGGAGGGCCGACGCAAGCGGCTGCTGGTGGCGGACATGGACTCCACCATCATCGGCTGCGAGTGCCTGGACGAGTTGGCCGACTTCGCTGGGGCGAAGGCCCAGGTGTCCGAGATCACCGAACGGGCCATGCGCGGCGAGATCGGTTTCGAGGGCGCCCTGCGCGAGCGCGTCGGCATGCTGAAAGGCCTGCCGCTGACGGCCCTGCAGCAATGCTACGACGAACGCGTGCGGCTGAACTCCGGGGCGGAGACCCTGGTGAAGACCATGGCCGCCCATGGCGCGCGCTGCGTGCTGGTCTCCGGCGGGTTCGAGTTCTTCACCCGGCGCGTAGCCGCCGTCGCCGGCTTCCATGCCGACCGGGCCAATCGGCTGATCGAGGCCGGCGAGGCCCTGACCGGCGAGGTCGGCGAGCCGATCCTGGGGCGCGAGGCGAAGCTGGCGGCGCTCCTGGAAGAAGCCGCGGGCCTGGGCATCGACCCTGCCGAGGCCCTGGCGATCGGCGACGGGGCCAACGACCTAGCCATGCTCGGCGCGGCGGGCCTGGGGGTGGCCTATCGCGCCAAGCCGCTGGTGGCGGCCGAGGCCGACGCGCGTGTGGACCATGCCGATCTCACCGCCTTGCTCTACTTCCAGGGCTACCGCGCGGACCAGTTTTCGGTGTAG
- a CDS encoding peptidylprolyl isomerase has translation MTGIKVGRRSVVLGAGLAAVGARAALAAPANPRVLIKTNHGSILVEVEAQKAPITSANFLRYVDTKAYDGGFFYRAVKDAETPGGGTIVGGPNPKIHPFPPIKHESTTKTGLRHVAGTLSLGRFDPGSATNNFFICAGDEPYLDAHPGAPGDNLGYAAFGHVVEGMDVVHVILNLPAGGATKWKEQRGEWLKPKVPILSMKRA, from the coding sequence ATGACGGGTATCAAGGTCGGGCGGCGCAGCGTGGTTCTGGGCGCCGGGTTGGCGGCCGTGGGCGCAAGGGCGGCGCTGGCGGCGCCCGCCAATCCCAGGGTGCTGATCAAGACCAACCATGGTTCTATCCTGGTGGAGGTGGAAGCTCAGAAGGCGCCGATTACTTCCGCCAACTTCCTGCGCTATGTCGACACCAAGGCCTATGACGGCGGCTTCTTCTATCGGGCGGTCAAGGACGCCGAAACGCCCGGCGGCGGCACCATCGTCGGCGGGCCCAACCCCAAGATCCACCCCTTCCCGCCAATCAAGCATGAGAGCACCACCAAGACCGGGCTGCGGCATGTCGCCGGCACGCTCTCGCTGGGGCGCTTCGATCCCGGCTCGGCGACCAACAACTTCTTCATCTGCGCTGGCGACGAGCCCTACCTCGACGCCCATCCCGGCGCACCGGGCGACAACCTGGGCTACGCTGCTTTCGGCCATGTGGTCGAGGGCATGGACGTGGTGCATGTGATCCTGAACCTGCCGGCCGGCGGCGCCACCAAGTGGAAGGAGCAGCGCGGCGAATGGCTGAAGCCGAAGGTGCCGATCCTCAGCATGAAGCGGGCCTGA
- the miaA gene encoding tRNA (adenosine(37)-N6)-dimethylallyltransferase MiaA, whose translation MALRLAEETGGEIVNADALQLYRDLRILSARPSEAEMAQAPHHLFGVADAADGWSVGRWLRAATMVLEDIAAHGVPAIVVGGTGLYFRALTQGLAETPAVPAEAQAAAAEFYDRAGEATVREALRSLDPAAEARIAPNDRQRLVRALAVAQATGRALSAWQADTRPILAPGAWRGVVLEPDRAALYARCDRRLEIMIQQGALEEAAALVRRKLDPALPAMKAVGLRELAAHTAGELSLAEALAAAQQETRRYAKRQLTWFRNQTGDWPRVTAMDPEDQWRQFIASFGDLTPPQGRVI comes from the coding sequence ATGGCCCTGCGCCTGGCCGAAGAGACCGGGGGCGAGATCGTCAACGCCGACGCCCTGCAGCTCTACCGCGATCTGCGCATCCTCAGCGCTCGGCCGTCCGAGGCGGAGATGGCCCAAGCCCCTCACCACCTGTTCGGCGTCGCCGACGCCGCCGACGGCTGGTCGGTTGGACGGTGGCTCCGGGCCGCGACCATGGTGCTGGAGGACATCGCAGCGCACGGGGTTCCGGCGATCGTGGTCGGGGGCACCGGGCTCTATTTTCGCGCCCTGACCCAGGGCCTGGCCGAAACGCCGGCGGTGCCAGCTGAGGCGCAGGCCGCGGCGGCTGAGTTCTATGATCGGGCCGGCGAGGCGACTGTGCGCGAGGCCCTTCGTTCGTTGGACCCCGCGGCCGAGGCCCGCATCGCGCCAAACGATCGCCAGCGCCTGGTCCGAGCCCTGGCGGTGGCCCAGGCGACCGGACGCGCGCTTAGCGCTTGGCAGGCCGACACACGCCCCATCCTCGCCCCCGGCGCCTGGCGCGGCGTGGTGCTGGAGCCGGACCGCGCTGCGCTCTACGCCCGCTGCGACAGACGGCTGGAGATCATGATCCAGCAGGGCGCGCTGGAGGAGGCTGCGGCCCTGGTGCGGCGCAAGCTCGACCCGGCCCTCCCCGCCATGAAGGCCGTCGGCTTGCGCGAGCTGGCCGCCCACACCGCGGGCGAATTGTCGCTGGCCGAGGCGCTGGCGGCGGCCCAGCAGGAGACCCGCCGCTACGCCAAGCGCCAGCTGACCTGGTTCCGCAACCAGACCGGCGACTGGCCGCGCGTCACGGCCATGGACCCGGAAGACCAATGGAGGCAGTTTATTGCGTCGTTCGGCGACTTGACCCCGCCCCAAGGCCGTGTCATCTGA
- a CDS encoding acetolactate synthase 3 large subunit, whose protein sequence is MTLQSPKAPTETAAETMTGAEMVVRALVDQGVTHLFGYPGGAVLPIYDALFHEPRLQHVLVRHEQGATHAAEGYARSTGKPGVVLVTSGPGATNAITGIVDALMDSIPMVVITGQVPTHLIGSDAFQEADTVGITRSCTKHNYLVKKVEDLPRVIHEAFHIATSGRPGPVVIDIPKDVQFGRGAYQGPAAVKPLHAYAPRVKGDAARIREAVELIAGAKRPILYTGGGVINSGPEASAALREFAALTGAPVTSTLMGLGAFPANDPAWLGMVGMHGAFEANHAMHDCDVMICVGARFDDRVTGRLDAFSPGSKKIHIDIDPSSINKNVRVDVGIVGDVGHVLADMIEAWKARPRREAEVLAPWWRQIEAWRARKGFSYRGSDTIIKPQYAIERLYALTRGRDVYITTEVGQHQMWAAQFFHFNEPNHWMTSGGLGTMGYGLPAAVGVQLAHPEALVIDIAGEASVQMTMQEISTAIQYQAPIKVFILNNEWMGMVRQWQQLLHGERYSHSYSESLPDFVKLAEAYGAVGIRAETPAELDAKILEMIDCPRPVIFDCRVEKAENCLPMIPSGKAHNEMILAEEVEDIGSVIDEAGKRLV, encoded by the coding sequence ATGACCCTGCAATCGCCCAAAGCCCCGACAGAGACCGCCGCCGAGACCATGACCGGCGCCGAAATGGTCGTCCGCGCGCTGGTGGACCAGGGCGTAACCCACCTGTTCGGCTATCCGGGCGGGGCGGTGCTTCCGATCTATGACGCCCTGTTCCACGAGCCGCGCCTGCAGCACGTGCTGGTCCGTCACGAACAGGGCGCCACCCATGCGGCCGAGGGCTATGCCCGCTCGACCGGCAAGCCCGGCGTGGTCCTGGTCACCTCCGGCCCCGGCGCCACCAACGCCATCACCGGCATCGTCGACGCCCTGATGGACTCGATTCCCATGGTCGTGATCACCGGCCAGGTCCCCACCCACCTGATCGGCTCGGACGCCTTCCAGGAGGCGGACACGGTCGGCATCACCCGCTCGTGCACCAAGCACAACTACCTGGTCAAAAAGGTCGAGGACCTGCCGCGGGTGATCCACGAGGCGTTCCACATCGCCACCTCGGGCCGCCCCGGACCCGTCGTCATCGACATCCCGAAAGACGTCCAGTTCGGACGCGGCGCCTATCAGGGCCCGGCGGCGGTCAAACCGCTGCACGCCTACGCCCCGCGCGTGAAGGGCGACGCGGCCCGTATCCGCGAGGCGGTCGAGCTGATCGCCGGCGCCAAGCGGCCGATCCTCTATACCGGCGGCGGGGTGATCAACTCCGGCCCCGAAGCCAGCGCCGCCTTGCGCGAGTTCGCCGCCCTGACCGGCGCGCCTGTCACCTCGACGCTGATGGGCCTGGGCGCCTTTCCGGCCAATGACCCGGCCTGGCTGGGCATGGTCGGCATGCACGGCGCGTTCGAGGCCAACCACGCCATGCACGATTGCGACGTGATGATCTGCGTCGGCGCCCGCTTCGACGACCGGGTCACCGGCCGGCTGGACGCCTTCTCGCCGGGATCGAAGAAGATCCACATCGACATCGACCCCTCCTCGATCAACAAGAACGTCCGCGTCGACGTCGGCATCGTGGGCGATGTGGGCCACGTCCTGGCCGACATGATCGAGGCTTGGAAAGCAAGGCCCCGCCGCGAGGCCGAGGTCCTGGCGCCCTGGTGGCGGCAGATCGAGGCGTGGCGGGCGCGCAAGGGCTTTTCCTATCGCGGCTCGGACACCATCATCAAACCGCAGTACGCCATCGAGCGGCTCTACGCCCTGACCCGTGGCCGCGACGTCTACATCACCACCGAGGTCGGCCAGCACCAGATGTGGGCGGCCCAGTTCTTCCACTTCAATGAGCCCAACCACTGGATGACCTCCGGCGGGCTGGGCACCATGGGCTATGGCCTGCCGGCCGCGGTCGGCGTGCAGTTGGCCCATCCGGAAGCGCTGGTCATCGACATCGCCGGCGAGGCCTCGGTGCAGATGACCATGCAGGAGATCTCGACGGCGATCCAATACCAGGCGCCGATCAAGGTCTTCATCCTCAACAACGAATGGATGGGCATGGTGCGCCAGTGGCAGCAACTGCTGCACGGCGAGCGCTATTCCCACTCCTATTCGGAAAGCCTGCCTGACTTCGTCAAGCTGGCCGAGGCCTATGGGGCGGTGGGCATCCGCGCCGAGACCCCGGCCGAGCTGGACGCCAAGATCCTGGAGATGATCGACTGCCCGCGCCCGGTGATCTTCGACTGCCGCGTGGAAAAGGCCGAGAACTGCCTGCCCATGATCCCCTCGGGCAAGGCGCACAACGAAATGATCCTGGCCGAAGAGGTCGAGGACATCGGCTCCGTGATCGACGAGGCGGGGAAGAGGCTGGTTTGA
- the ilvN gene encoding acetolactate synthase small subunit — translation MNTSIPASSDQPGSAYFMDHAEEAAHRATFAVVVDNEPGVLHRVVGLFAARGYNIESLTVAETDRRAHTSRITIVTSGTNEILDQIRAQLQKMVSAREVHDVTRDPLGIERELALVKVKGSGAERVEALRVSDIFRAKVVDTTHESFVFEVTGAPSKIDKFIDLMRPLGLVELSRTGVLSITRGAAE, via the coding sequence ATGAACACCTCGATCCCCGCCTCCTCCGACCAGCCCGGCTCGGCCTATTTCATGGACCATGCCGAGGAGGCGGCGCATCGCGCGACCTTCGCCGTGGTGGTCGACAACGAGCCTGGGGTGCTGCACCGGGTGGTCGGGCTGTTCGCCGCGCGGGGGTACAACATCGAGAGCCTGACCGTGGCCGAAACGGACCGGCGGGCGCATACCAGCCGCATCACCATCGTCACCTCGGGCACCAACGAGATCCTCGACCAGATCCGCGCCCAGCTGCAGAAGATGGTCTCGGCGCGCGAAGTGCACGACGTGACCCGCGATCCCCTCGGCATCGAGCGCGAGCTGGCCCTGGTCAAGGTCAAGGGCTCGGGCGCTGAACGGGTCGAGGCCCTGCGCGTTTCGGATATCTTCCGCGCCAAGGTGGTCGACACCACCCACGAGAGCTTCGTGTTCGAAGTCACCGGCGCCCCGTCCAAGATCGACAAGTTCATCGACCTGATGCGGCCCTTGGGCCTGGTCGAACTGTCCCGCACCGGCGTGCTCTCGATCACTCGCGGCGCGGCGGAATAG